One genomic region from Drosophila subpulchrella strain 33 F10 #4 breed RU33 chromosome 2R, RU_Dsub_v1.1 Primary Assembly, whole genome shotgun sequence encodes:
- the LOC119549393 gene encoding uncharacterized protein LOC119549393 isoform X2 — MSFGAINLLVIFLLSVPGILGQCIECKARGQFHCQTNYTGYYCAPGAYINENEISKDKCQRRSRTYDSPFSPCTPYPFEISSLTSRRFAVFIHPPLAASWL, encoded by the exons ATGTCATTTGGCGcaataaatttattagttATTTTCCTGCTTTCTGTGCCAG GTATTCTTGGTCAGTGCATCGAGTGTAAGGCTCGTGGGCAGTTCCACTGCCAGACCAACTATACTGGCTACTACTGCGCTCCAGGCGCTTACATCAATGAAAATGAGATTTCAAAGGATAAATGCCAAAGAAGGAGCAGGACTTACGACAGCCCCTTCTCTCCGTGCACGCCCTATCCATTCGAAATAAGTTCG CTTACATCGAGACGTTTTGCTGTCTTTATTCACCCTCCCTTGGCTGCCAGTTGGCTCTGA
- the LOC119549393 gene encoding uncharacterized protein LOC119549393 isoform X1, translated as MSFGAINLLVIFLLSVPGILGQCIECKARGQFHCQTNYTGYYCAPGAYINENEISKDKCQRRSRTYDSPFSPCTPYPFEITYIETFCCLYSPSLGCQLALNPGIFNKEKLPVSRCEDCMGHCQCLNKGAPFFQPCILVFLLGISTMLTQSIYLKTLD; from the exons ATGTCATTTGGCGcaataaatttattagttATTTTCCTGCTTTCTGTGCCAG GTATTCTTGGTCAGTGCATCGAGTGTAAGGCTCGTGGGCAGTTCCACTGCCAGACCAACTATACTGGCTACTACTGCGCTCCAGGCGCTTACATCAATGAAAATGAGATTTCAAAGGATAAATGCCAAAGAAGGAGCAGGACTTACGACAGCCCCTTCTCTCCGTGCACGCCCTATCCATTCGAAATAA CTTACATCGAGACGTTTTGCTGTCTTTATTCACCCTCCCTTGGCTGCCAGTTGGCTCTGAATCCAGGTATCTTCAATAAGGAGAAGCTACCTGTCAGCAGATGCGAGGATTGCATGGGGCACTGCCAATGCTTGAACAAGGGTGCACCTTTTTTTCAGCCCTGCATACTGGTTTTCCTTTTGGGCATTTCCACCATGCTAACCCAGTCGATATACTTAAAAACTTTGGACTGA